From a region of the Lactuca sativa cultivar Salinas chromosome 4, Lsat_Salinas_v11, whole genome shotgun sequence genome:
- the LOC111880009 gene encoding protein PHYTOCHROME KINASE SUBSTRATE 1 yields the protein MIASEKRVSLFGNNVDRIDASFSSYMNENPTVLKLTLPSNQKKKVEDGEIGIFGAEKYFKGAMDEQLPRTPHSINPPNHHPKSKIVKDDEEPTKPKTGSTTPSVRSESSWNSRTGLLVNNGNRRIPKSQKEKPTRVKSLLISLGCNCNDKGSVKIAEKKVLVKELSKPPAKFTGGFTDDKTNTKKEDSFVFPVLNAFPPAKTSTPPEVEEGDITHVKTRRNSSEAFGSPVLEKGKKSFSLERKLTMLNWDGVTPRAENIGENNDAGSDASSDLFEIESFSTNGNNSFLARQVSNGRSSSATLPNGYAPSEASIAWSVVTASVTGFSIISDYEDTTRTNSKTHMERVIKGTGILSGCTNHKSVRVAGERMVVSGGDKAAVTGGTKGRLDSVGTIMKFQTESKPTRASHHMYIQQQ from the coding sequence ATGATAGCATCGGAGAAAAGGGTTTCTTTGTTTGGAAACAATGTTGATCGCATAGATGCATCATTTTCATCTTACATGAACGAAAACCCTACGGTGCTCAAGCTTACTCTCCCAAGTAATCAGAAAAAGAAAGTAGAAGATGGAGAAATCGGGATTTTTGGGGCCGAAAAATACTTCAAAGGAGCCATGGATGAACAACTTCCAAGAACTCCTCACTCCATCAACCCTCCAAACCATCATCCAAAGAGCAAAATAGTAAAAGACGACGAAGAACCAACTAAACCAAAAACCGGATCCACAACTCCAAGTGTTCGGTCCGAATCCAGCTGGAATAGCCGAACCGGTCTTTTGGTTAACAATGGTAACCGAAGGATCCCCAAGTCTCAAAAGGAGAAACCCACCCGTGTAAAGAGCTTACTAATCTCCCTTGGTTGCAACTGCAACGACAAGGGGTCAGTTAAAATCGCTGAAAAGAAAGTTCTTGTCAAAGAACTTTCGAAACCGCCAGCAAAATTCACTGGCGGTTTCACGGACGACAAGACGAACACGAAGAAAGAAGATTCCTTCGTGTTCCCTGTCTTGAACGCTTTCCCACCCGCCAAAACCAGTACCCCACCGGAAGTCGAAGAAGGCGACATCACTCATGTGAAAACAAGAAGAAACTCATCGGAAGCATTCGGTTCACCGGTTTTGGAAAAGGGGAAGAAATCATTTAGCTTGGAGAGGAAGTTAACCATGTTGAATTGGGATGGAGTTACACCGAGAGCCGAAAACATCGGGGAAAACAACGATGCGGGAAGTGACGCGAGCTCGGATTTATTCGAAATCGAAAGCTTTTCAACTAATGGGAATAACTCGTTTCTTGCACGACAAGTTTCAAATGGGAGGTCAAGCAGTGCAACACTTCCAAACGGGTACGCCCCGAGTGAGGCCAGCATTGCATGGAGTGTTGTCACCGCCAGTGTGACGGGATTCTCGATTATATCGGATTACGAGGACACCACACGGACTAATTCAAAGACTCATATGGAACGAGTGATTAAAGGAACCGGGATTCTTTCCGGTTGTACAAATCATAAATCCGTTAGAGTCGCTGGAGAACGCATGGTGGTTAGTGGCGGC
- the LOC111880002 gene encoding probable methyltransferase PMT2, giving the protein MATKLNSGDNRSRSFVYIFIIASLCGFFYLFGRWQRSGFGKGDLLVMDITKTSNTNCNSIQNLNFETHHAGIIDNDSTSQTLDFPACDANFTDYTPCQDQKRAMKFPRNDMIYRERHCPPQAEKLKCLVPAPQGYVTPFSWPKSRDYVPYANAPYKALTVEKAIQNWIQYEGNVFRFPGGGTQFPQGADAYIDQLASVIPIDNGTVRTALDTGCGVASFGAYLWKRNVIAMSFAPRDNHEAQVQFALERGVPAVIGVLGSIKMPYPSKAFDMAHCSRCLIPWGSNDGKYMMEVDRVLRPGGYWVLSGPPINWKNNYKSWQRTLEDLEEEQLKIESIAKLLCWEKISEKGEMAIWQKKSNTESCRPTENTPGIQFCSNDPDDVWYKKMETCVSAGSGGDYVAFPERLYDAVPPRVVSGSIPGVSVEKYMEDGKKWKKHVNGYKRMNGMIDSGRYRNVMDMNAGLGGFAAAIHSSKLWVMNVVPNIAETNTLGVIYERGLIGIYHDWCEAFSTYPRTYDLIHANGLFNLYNDRCDFEDILLEMDRILRPEGAVIIRDEVDVIMKVKNIATSLRWDTKLADHEDGPLVPEKILIAVKRYWAVDNQNNTTT; this is encoded by the exons ATGGCAACAAAGCTGAATTCAGGAGACAACAGAAGCCGGAGCTTCGTTTATATATTCATCATCGCCAGTTTGTGTGGGTTCTTCTATCTATTTGGGCGATGGCAGAGGAGTGGATTCGGGAAAGGAGACTTGCTAGTCATGGATATAACAAAAACCAGTAATACAAACTGCAATTCGATCCAAAATCTAAACTTCGAGACTCACCACGCTGGGATCATTGACAACGATTCAACATCACAAACCCTAGATTTCCCTGCATGCGATGCTAACTTCACAGATTACACACCATGTCAAGATCAAAAACGAGCAATGAAGTTCCCAAGAAACGACATGATCTATCGAGAAAGACACTGTCCTCCACAAGCAGAAAAGTTGAAGTGTCTTGTTCCTGCACCACAAGGATACGTGACACCATTTTCATGGCCTAAAAGTCGTGATTATGTTCCTTACGCAAATGCACCATACAAGGCGTTAACAGTTGAAAAAGCTATTCAAAACTGGATTCAGTATGAAGGCAACGTGTTTAGATTCCCAGGTGGTGGAACACAGTTTCCTCAAGGTGCTGATGCTTACATTGATCAACTTGCTTCTGTGATTCCCATTGATAATGGGACTGTGAGAACTGCACTTGACACCGGTTGTGGG GTTGCAAGTTTTGGTGCATATCTATGGAAGAGAAATGTGATAGCTATGTCATTTGCACCTAGAGATAATCATGAAGCACAAGTTCAGTTTGCACTTGAAAGAGGGGTGCCAGCTGTCATTGGTGTTCTTGGTTCCATTAAAATGCCATATCCTTCTAAAGCTTTTGACATGGCTCATTGCTCACGCTGTTTGATTCCATGGGGTTCAAATG ATGGAAAGTACATGATGGAAGTTGACCGGGTTCTTAGACCGGGTGGGTACTGGGTACTTTCGGGTCCTCCAATTAATTGGAAAAACAACTACAAATCATGGCAACGTACTTTAGAGGATCTAGAAGAAGAGCAACTCAAGATTGAATCCATTGCTAAACTTCTTTGTTGGGAGAAAATATCCGAAAAGGGCGAAATGGCCATTTGGCAAAAAAAATCAAACACCGAATCATGTCGCCCCACCGAAAACACCCCTGGGATTCAATTCTGCTCCAACGATCCTGATGACGTCtg gTACAAGAAAATGGAAACATGTGTGAGTGCTGGAAGTGGAGGTGATTACGTGGCGTTTCCTGAACGACTTTATGATGCGGTCCCACCAAGGGTTGTTAGCGGGTCGATTCCGGGTGTGTCGGTTGAGAAATACATGGAGGATGGTAAAAAATGGAAGAAACATGTGAATGGTTATAAACGGATGAATGGAATGATTGATTCCGGAAGATATCGGAATGTAATGGATATGAATGCTGGTTTGGGAGGTTTTGCAGCTGCGATTCATTCCTCTAAGCTGTGGGTTATGAATGTTGTTCCGAATATTGCTGAGACAAATACTCTTGGAGTAATTTACGAACGTGGCCTTATTGGCATATATCACGACTG GTGTGAAGCGTTTTCGACGTACCCACGCACATATGATCTCATTCATGCCAATGGTTTATTCAATTTGTACAATGACAG ATGTGATTTTGAAGACATTTTATTGGAAATGGATCGGATCTTAAGGCCAGAAGGGGCTGTTATAATACGTGATGAAGTGGATGTGATTATGAAGGTGAAGAACATAGCCACGTCACTAAGATGGGACACGAAATTAGCGGATCATGAAGACGGGCCATTGGTTCCGGAAAAAATACTCATAGCCGTTAAAAGATATTGGGCAGTCGACAATCAAAACAACACgacaacataa